A window of Chloroflexota bacterium contains these coding sequences:
- a CDS encoding glycosyltransferase family 9 protein — protein sequence MKRRTRAVLGRLITAILIPLLGAIGPWRRALGTGRDQGEPRSVLLVRLDLMGDAVNGLSAAHAARRRWPRAHIAFMAPPQWRAIVDRCSAVDESIPLDPAAVTHWPACLDPRRWAHLLLALLRLRKRRFDLAVSIYGPIAGTVVALSGARERRGYRREAPPFSFDRSFEGERQNGGPHETELATRLIGGDRPPWRTIDRTEDLPNPEALAGVPRPLVVAHAGAAHGDAKRWREEHWERTLAELAAGGASVALVGLAGDRALARRLQGSVHNLIDLTGETSLESLMGTLQAADLVISTDSGPGHLARALGTKVIALHGPTDTALHGPGDPTCAALRVDIPCGPCYDFRRVATCQFGDTLCMEWLHPERVVSVAHSMLAT from the coding sequence GTGAAACGGCGAACGCGGGCCGTGCTCGGTCGGCTGATCACCGCGATCCTCATTCCGCTGCTCGGCGCAATCGGGCCTTGGCGAAGGGCCTTGGGAACCGGACGCGATCAGGGCGAGCCTCGGTCGGTGCTGCTGGTACGGCTCGACTTGATGGGTGACGCCGTCAACGGGCTGTCGGCCGCCCACGCGGCGCGGCGGCGGTGGCCACGGGCGCATATCGCCTTCATGGCGCCGCCGCAGTGGCGGGCGATCGTGGATCGCTGCTCGGCGGTGGACGAGTCCATTCCCCTCGACCCGGCAGCCGTCACCCACTGGCCCGCCTGCCTCGATCCGCGACGTTGGGCACATCTCCTTCTGGCGCTCTTGCGGTTGCGCAAGCGGCGCTTCGACCTGGCGGTGAGCATCTACGGTCCGATTGCCGGCACTGTGGTGGCGCTCAGCGGCGCCCGCGAGCGCCGCGGCTATCGCCGCGAGGCCCCACCGTTCAGCTTCGACCGATCCTTCGAAGGTGAACGCCAAAACGGCGGCCCGCACGAAACCGAGCTGGCGACGCGCCTCATTGGTGGCGACCGTCCACCCTGGCGCACCATCGACCGAACCGAGGACCTGCCCAACCCGGAAGCTCTGGCCGGCGTCCCCCGCCCATTGGTCGTGGCACACGCCGGCGCGGCCCATGGCGACGCCAAACGCTGGCGGGAGGAGCACTGGGAACGCACGCTGGCCGAACTAGCAGCTGGCGGCGCGTCGGTCGCGCTCGTGGGTCTGGCCGGCGACCGCGCGCTGGCTCGGCGGCTGCAGGGCTCGGTCCATAATCTGATCGACCTCACGGGCGAAACGTCGCTCGAATCGCTCATGGGCACCCTGCAAGCAGCGGACCTCGTGATCTCCACGGACAGCGGTCCGGGGCACCTGGCGCGGGCGCTAGGAACCAAAGTGATCGCGCTGCACGGGCCGACCGACACCGCCCTTCACGGTCCTGGCGATCCGACTTGCGCGGCCCTGCGCGTGGACATTCCTTGCGGGCCTTGCTACGACTTCCGCCGCGTGGCGACCTGCCAGTTCGGCGACACGCTCTGCATGGAATGGCTTCACCCCGAGCGCGTCGTCAGCGTCGCGCACTCGATGCTGGCCACATGA
- a CDS encoding WecB/TagA/CpsF family glycosyltransferase has product MSGATATEAAALEALEFRVLGTRIHGIDLGQAAAWIDAWAQAGVRAHIATVNPEFVMQARHDSEFHDLLERTRLNVPDGVGVVVAGRLGGRRVPGRVTGVALMHEAMRLAAVREWPVALVGGAPGVAEAAADQLVHGVPGLRPPHTFGGARGPEGDNAARKFLRDVRPRILCVGYGAPHQEFWIDRNVSSDAGCVAMGVGGTLDYLSGRVPRAPAALRSAGLEWAYRLWRQPSRWRRMRVLPVFAALAAREILGLETKDAAK; this is encoded by the coding sequence ATGAGCGGCGCAACCGCCACCGAGGCAGCGGCGCTGGAAGCGCTCGAGTTTCGCGTGCTCGGCACGCGCATTCACGGCATCGACCTGGGACAGGCCGCCGCGTGGATCGACGCCTGGGCGCAAGCCGGCGTGCGCGCTCACATCGCCACCGTGAATCCCGAGTTCGTGATGCAGGCGCGCCATGATTCCGAGTTTCACGACCTGCTGGAGCGCACCCGCCTCAACGTCCCGGACGGCGTCGGCGTCGTGGTCGCCGGACGCTTGGGGGGCAGACGCGTTCCGGGCCGCGTGACCGGCGTGGCGCTGATGCACGAGGCCATGCGGTTGGCCGCGGTCCGCGAGTGGCCCGTGGCGCTCGTCGGCGGCGCGCCGGGAGTGGCCGAGGCCGCGGCGGACCAACTGGTCCACGGGGTGCCGGGATTGCGTCCGCCGCACACCTTCGGCGGCGCGCGCGGGCCCGAGGGCGACAACGCGGCCCGGAAATTCCTGAGGGACGTGCGGCCGCGCATCCTCTGCGTCGGCTACGGCGCTCCGCACCAGGAGTTTTGGATCGATCGCAACGTCAGCTCGGACGCGGGATGCGTGGCCATGGGCGTGGGCGGAACGCTGGACTACCTCAGCGGCCGCGTGCCGCGCGCGCCCGCCGCGCTGCGATCGGCCGGCCTGGAATGGGCCTACCGGCTGTGGCGACAACCGTCACGCTGGCGCCGCATGCGGGTCCTGCCGGTATTTGCCGCGCTCGCGGCGCGCGAAATCCTCGGCCTCGAGACCAAAGACGCCGCCAAGTGA
- a CDS encoding ribokinase, which yields MSRVVVVGSLNLDIVMRLPRIPRPGETVHGGRIGRYPGGKGANQAVAAARAGAAVAMVGAVGRDDAGDALLGSLAAAGVDRADVRRNTDAATGTAMIVVDSAGANAIALAEGANLAVRPEDAAHAVSAHNPAVVAVQREVPEAAVRAALSHAPEGAIRVMNAAPLEPDADLPLDVIDLLVVNEIEATDLLGAPVTSDGAPDAARRLAYDVNRGCVITLGGDGLAAFVDGHALRLSAHPVNVVDTTGAGDAFCGAMAAALALGEPMPTALAWGNAAGALAASRPGAQPSMPTGAEIAARLGTALV from the coding sequence GTGAGCCGCGTGGTCGTGGTCGGCAGCCTCAACCTGGACATCGTCATGCGCCTGCCGCGCATTCCGCGTCCAGGCGAGACCGTGCACGGCGGGCGCATCGGCCGCTATCCCGGCGGGAAGGGCGCGAATCAGGCCGTCGCGGCCGCGCGCGCCGGGGCGGCGGTGGCCATGGTTGGCGCCGTGGGTCGAGACGATGCCGGCGACGCGTTGCTCGGGTCGCTCGCCGCGGCCGGCGTGGATCGGGCTGATGTGCGCCGGAACACCGACGCCGCCACCGGTACCGCGATGATCGTCGTCGACAGCGCCGGCGCCAACGCCATCGCCTTGGCGGAGGGGGCCAATTTGGCCGTGCGGCCGGAGGACGCGGCACACGCGGTGTCCGCACACAATCCCGCCGTCGTCGCGGTCCAGCGCGAAGTGCCGGAAGCGGCGGTTCGGGCCGCCCTGAGCCATGCGCCCGAGGGGGCCATCCGCGTGATGAATGCCGCGCCTCTTGAGCCGGACGCCGACCTGCCGCTCGACGTGATCGACCTGCTGGTCGTGAACGAGATCGAGGCGACGGACCTGTTGGGCGCGCCGGTCACGAGCGACGGCGCGCCCGACGCCGCGCGACGCCTGGCGTACGACGTGAACCGAGGGTGCGTCATCACACTCGGCGGCGACGGACTGGCGGCTTTCGTGGACGGTCATGCTCTCCGCCTGAGCGCCCACCCGGTCAACGTGGTGGACACGACCGGCGCCGGTGACGCCTTTTGCGGCGCAATGGCGGCGGCGCTGGCGCTGGGCGAGCCGATGCCGACCGCGCTCGCCTGGGGCAACGCCGCCGGGGCGCTGGCGGCGAGCCGGCCCGGCGCACAGCCGTCGATGCCCACCGGCGCGGAGATCGCGGCGCGGCTCGGCACGGCCTTGGTCTAG
- a CDS encoding MFS transporter — protein MITVALGHFASDFSALGPSMLYPILAVRLDMSYGMIGLAALAWALTTSVIQPLFGYIGDRAGRRWLASLSPAWIAVWVAVAAFAPSYPLLVLFLVVAAVGVAAFHPQGAAIANEAQGRNTGTNVALFFLGGHAAFAVAPLILGGVLEAGGTDWMPVVLAPVLVVSAFMAWSLRNFQAPQQPSVSVAVGRTAFGGISAALVGLLLVAVVRGWAYAALVTFVPVFVSPDRPDPVRAGIVLSAYLIGHAVGAFAGGVSTDRFGVRRILGVSSLVMIPAMLAFGLLPFGPWHIPLGAVMGAFLGAGFTPTVVMVQRLLPGHMGAASGVVLGLSFGAGAVGNYVTGIIGDAAGLNVAFAGMALAQLVVLAVLPWMPRREQAKPSPASAGA, from the coding sequence GTGATCACCGTCGCGCTGGGTCACTTCGCGTCGGACTTCTCCGCCCTGGGGCCCAGCATGCTCTACCCCATCCTGGCCGTGCGGCTGGATATGTCCTACGGCATGATCGGTCTGGCGGCGCTCGCCTGGGCCTTGACGACCTCGGTGATTCAACCGCTGTTCGGCTACATCGGCGACCGCGCGGGAAGGCGCTGGCTCGCGTCGCTCAGCCCGGCCTGGATTGCGGTCTGGGTGGCAGTGGCCGCATTCGCGCCCAGCTATCCGTTGCTGGTGCTGTTCCTGGTCGTAGCCGCCGTCGGCGTCGCGGCGTTCCACCCCCAGGGCGCCGCCATTGCCAACGAGGCGCAGGGCCGCAACACCGGCACCAATGTCGCGCTGTTCTTCCTGGGCGGACACGCCGCGTTCGCCGTCGCGCCCCTGATCCTGGGCGGGGTGCTGGAGGCCGGCGGCACCGACTGGATGCCCGTGGTGCTCGCGCCGGTGCTCGTGGTGTCGGCGTTCATGGCCTGGTCGTTGCGCAACTTCCAGGCCCCGCAACAGCCGAGCGTCAGCGTCGCCGTGGGGCGGACCGCGTTCGGTGGAATTTCGGCGGCGCTCGTCGGTCTGTTGCTGGTGGCCGTGGTGCGCGGCTGGGCCTACGCCGCGCTGGTGACCTTCGTCCCCGTATTCGTCTCGCCCGACCGGCCGGACCCCGTGCGCGCGGGCATCGTGCTTTCGGCCTATCTGATTGGCCATGCGGTAGGCGCCTTCGCCGGCGGCGTCTCCACCGACCGCTTTGGCGTGCGCCGGATTCTCGGCGTGTCGTCCTTGGTGATGATTCCGGCGATGCTGGCTTTCGGCCTCCTGCCTTTCGGCCCATGGCACATTCCGCTCGGCGCGGTGATGGGGGCGTTCCTTGGCGCCGGATTCACGCCCACGGTCGTGATGGTGCAGCGGCTGCTTCCGGGTCACATGGGCGCGGCCAGCGGCGTCGTGCTCGGCTTGTCCTTCGGCGCGGGCGCCGTAGGGAACTACGTCACCGGCATCATCGGCGACGCCGCGGGCCTCAACGTCGCATTCGCCGGTATGGCGCTGGCGCAGTTAGTGGTGCTGGCAGTGCTGCCCTGGATGCCGCGCCGCGAGCAGGCTAAGCCCTCGCCGGCATCCGCCGGAGCCTGA
- the ppdK gene encoding pyruvate, phosphate dikinase — translation MPPPAAVMSKWIYPFREGGESMRNLLGGKGAGSAEMTKAGMPVPPGFTITTAACLEYYANDKDFPAGLNAQVEIALAEVESAVGRRFGDPKNPLLVSVRSGARVSMPGMMDTVLNLGLNTATLEGLIAATGDARFGWDAYRRFIQGFGSIVLGVESHAFEDCIDAHKARLGVDQDTELSATDWQAVADDFRQIIRDATNAEFPDDPRQQLDHAIRAVFDSWFGRRAVDYRRVHGLPDDWGTAVNVQTMVFGNMGETSGTGVAFTRNPNTGERELFGEYLLNAQGEDVVAGVRTPTPIATLETSMPEVFGQFEDYATRLEQHYREMQDLEFTIEAGKLYMLQTRAGKRSPAAAVKIAVDLVREGVIDKTTAVQRVEPEQVGAVLHPRVDPAHWDHPIATGLNASPGAAHGQVVFTADEAAELADSKHPVILVRPETSPDDFHGMAVSAAILTARGGATSHAAIVARQLGIPAVVGCADLVLDLEARQFTAHGVTVKAGDVITVDGTDGEVLTGALPLIPGSMTPELEELLGWADEIRRLSTWGNADTPEEAALAREHGAEGIGLCRTEHMFREGDRLPIVQEMILAETVEERQTALDRLLPIQREDFVGILRAMDGFPVVIRLLDPPLHEFLPDHEPLAAELAALTAEDSDPQRRAHLERMLRRVEEIQEVNPMLGLRGCRLGIQQPEVYEMQVRAIIEAALELSAAGLQPRPKIMIPLISHVNELRKVEGRLHAVADEVVRDKGASVSYEFGTMIEVPRACLTAGALAEVADFFSFGTNDLTQTTYGISRDDAEGKFLIDYVESEILPANPFQVMDPDGVGALLRLAVEQGRAADPDIEMGICGEHGGDPDSIGICEQLGLDYVSASPFRIPVSRMAAAHARLADIERDR, via the coding sequence ATGCCACCCCCTGCCGCCGTGATGTCCAAGTGGATCTATCCCTTCCGCGAGGGCGGCGAATCCATGCGCAACCTTCTCGGCGGCAAGGGCGCGGGCTCGGCCGAAATGACCAAGGCCGGCATGCCGGTGCCGCCCGGATTCACCATCACCACGGCCGCGTGCCTGGAGTACTACGCCAACGACAAGGATTTTCCGGCGGGGCTCAACGCCCAGGTGGAGATTGCGCTGGCCGAGGTCGAGTCAGCCGTCGGGCGGCGTTTCGGCGACCCCAAGAACCCACTGCTGGTGTCGGTGCGGTCCGGCGCGCGCGTGTCCATGCCGGGAATGATGGACACGGTGCTCAACCTGGGGTTGAACACGGCCACGCTCGAAGGCCTGATCGCCGCTACGGGAGACGCGCGTTTCGGCTGGGACGCCTACCGCCGCTTCATCCAAGGCTTCGGCTCGATTGTGCTGGGCGTGGAAAGCCACGCGTTCGAGGACTGCATCGACGCCCACAAGGCGCGGCTCGGCGTGGACCAGGACACCGAACTCAGCGCGACGGACTGGCAGGCGGTGGCTGACGACTTTCGCCAGATCATTCGCGACGCCACCAACGCCGAGTTCCCGGACGACCCCCGGCAGCAGCTCGATCACGCCATCCGCGCGGTGTTCGACTCCTGGTTCGGGCGGCGCGCCGTGGACTATCGCCGGGTGCACGGGCTGCCGGACGACTGGGGCACGGCGGTCAACGTCCAGACGATGGTCTTCGGCAACATGGGCGAGACCTCGGGCACCGGCGTGGCCTTCACGCGCAACCCCAACACCGGCGAGCGCGAGCTCTTCGGCGAGTACCTGCTGAACGCGCAGGGCGAGGACGTGGTGGCCGGCGTGCGAACGCCGACGCCGATCGCCACGCTCGAAACCTCGATGCCGGAAGTCTTCGGCCAGTTCGAGGACTACGCCACGCGGCTGGAGCAGCACTACCGCGAGATGCAGGACCTCGAATTCACCATCGAGGCCGGCAAGCTCTACATGCTGCAAACGCGCGCGGGCAAGCGCAGCCCGGCGGCGGCCGTGAAGATCGCCGTCGACTTGGTGCGCGAGGGCGTCATCGACAAGACCACCGCCGTGCAGCGGGTGGAGCCGGAGCAGGTGGGCGCGGTGCTGCATCCGCGCGTGGACCCGGCGCACTGGGACCATCCCATCGCCACCGGGCTCAACGCGTCGCCCGGCGCGGCGCACGGGCAAGTGGTGTTCACCGCCGACGAGGCCGCGGAGCTGGCCGATTCCAAGCACCCGGTGATCCTGGTGCGGCCCGAGACCTCGCCCGACGACTTTCACGGCATGGCCGTCTCGGCGGCCATTCTGACCGCGCGCGGCGGCGCGACCAGCCACGCGGCCATCGTGGCCCGCCAGCTCGGCATCCCGGCCGTCGTGGGCTGCGCCGACCTTGTGCTCGATCTCGAAGCCAGGCAGTTCACAGCCCATGGCGTCACGGTGAAGGCGGGCGACGTGATCACCGTCGACGGCACGGACGGCGAGGTGCTCACCGGCGCGCTGCCGCTCATCCCCGGCTCGATGACGCCCGAGCTGGAGGAGCTGCTCGGTTGGGCCGACGAGATTCGGCGGCTGAGCACCTGGGGCAACGCCGACACCCCGGAAGAGGCGGCGCTGGCCCGCGAGCACGGCGCCGAGGGCATCGGGCTCTGCCGCACCGAGCACATGTTCCGCGAGGGCGACCGGCTGCCCATCGTGCAGGAGATGATCCTGGCCGAGACCGTCGAGGAGCGGCAGACTGCCCTCGACCGCCTGCTGCCCATCCAGCGCGAGGATTTCGTCGGCATTCTGCGGGCCATGGACGGATTCCCGGTCGTGATTCGGCTGCTCGATCCGCCGCTGCACGAGTTCTTGCCGGACCACGAGCCGCTCGCCGCCGAGCTGGCTGCGCTGACCGCCGAAGACTCCGATCCACAGCGCCGGGCGCACCTCGAACGCATGCTTCGCCGCGTCGAGGAGATTCAGGAAGTCAACCCCATGCTCGGCTTGCGGGGTTGCCGTTTGGGCATCCAGCAGCCCGAGGTCTACGAAATGCAGGTGCGGGCGATCATCGAAGCGGCGCTGGAGCTGAGCGCCGCTGGCCTTCAGCCGCGGCCCAAGATCATGATTCCGCTGATCAGCCACGTGAACGAGCTGCGGAAGGTGGAGGGGCGGCTGCACGCGGTCGCGGACGAAGTCGTGCGCGACAAGGGCGCCTCGGTCTCCTACGAGTTCGGCACGATGATCGAGGTTCCGCGCGCCTGCCTGACGGCCGGGGCGCTCGCCGAGGTCGCGGACTTTTTCAGCTTCGGCACCAACGACCTCACGCAGACGACCTACGGCATCTCGCGCGACGACGCGGAGGGCAAGTTCCTCATTGATTATGTCGAGTCAGAAATTCTGCCCGCGAATCCGTTCCAGGTGATGGACCCGGACGGCGTCGGGGCGTTGCTGCGGCTGGCGGTTGAGCAGGGGCGGGCAGCCGATCCCGACATCGAGATGGGCATCTGCGGCGAGCACGGCGGCGATCCGGACTCGATCGGGATCTGCGAGCAGCTCGGCCTGGACTACGTCAGCGCCTCACCGTTCCGCATCCCCGTCTCGCGCATGGCCGCCGCCCACGCGCGGCTGGCGGATATCGAACGGGATCGCTAG
- the dnaG gene encoding DNA primase: MASPVEDIKSRLNAAEVIGRDVRLQRSGRYLKGLCPFHTEKTPSFFVFGDRGTFRCFGCGEGGDLFTYVMRRDGSSFPDALRLLAGEAGVELRAQDRDPEADRQRRSTRAALEEAATLMHRLLRESPEATGTRAYLEERGVSEQMLATFRLGYAPARGSPVTKHLKELGTDAEALSTTGLVRDDDGPPRDYFFNRLIFPISERRGAVIGFGARALGDATPKYLNSRESDTFRKGNHLYGFNLAADAIRREREAVLVEGYMDAIAAHQFGFANTVASMGTALTHEQGRLLAGSGAQRIVLALDADTAGAAATRRGVDVLRDAGRDAADAEVDFRGLIRHEARLSIDVAVVELPSGEDPDSVIRADTTRWRALLEAAVPLADYYFRWALEEHDVSSIVGRRRAVADLTPVITEINEPAVRAHYYERLSHVSGVPVEELRRAAPRRQRRMGAAPAAASQPVDRVEEGLLELVLQAPPEAAGAVAGLNASNVSDPSLRYVIEALARNAGEPSSGSWESVLEGLDDQSREQVEAVHARVAGLPALEGDAFDSALQVTMLRLRERRILEELREVGAMDDGAAAAARSRELGAQKRSVEMAMRELSVLTHGPTA; encoded by the coding sequence GTGGCCTCGCCTGTTGAGGACATCAAATCCCGGCTCAATGCCGCCGAGGTGATTGGCCGCGACGTGCGGCTGCAGCGCTCGGGGCGGTACCTCAAGGGGCTGTGCCCATTCCACACCGAGAAGACGCCGTCGTTCTTCGTCTTCGGCGATCGCGGCACGTTTCGCTGTTTCGGCTGCGGCGAGGGCGGCGATCTCTTCACCTACGTCATGCGACGGGACGGCAGCAGCTTTCCCGACGCGCTGCGGCTGCTGGCCGGCGAGGCGGGGGTGGAGCTGCGCGCGCAGGACCGAGACCCCGAAGCCGACCGGCAGCGGCGGAGCACACGGGCCGCGCTGGAAGAGGCGGCCACCCTCATGCACCGGTTGCTGCGCGAGTCGCCCGAGGCCACGGGAACGCGCGCCTATTTGGAGGAGCGCGGCGTATCGGAGCAGATGCTCGCCACGTTCCGGCTGGGCTACGCGCCGGCGCGCGGCTCGCCGGTTACGAAGCACCTGAAAGAGCTGGGCACCGATGCGGAGGCGCTGAGCACCACGGGCCTGGTTCGTGACGACGACGGCCCGCCGCGCGACTACTTCTTCAACCGCTTGATCTTCCCCATCAGCGAGCGGCGCGGGGCGGTGATCGGGTTTGGCGCGCGGGCGCTGGGCGACGCGACGCCCAAGTACCTGAACTCGCGCGAGAGCGACACCTTCCGCAAGGGAAACCATCTCTACGGCTTCAACCTGGCGGCGGACGCCATCCGGCGCGAGCGTGAGGCGGTGCTGGTGGAGGGCTACATGGACGCCATCGCGGCGCACCAGTTCGGCTTCGCCAACACCGTGGCGTCCATGGGAACGGCGCTGACACACGAGCAGGGCCGACTGCTCGCCGGATCGGGCGCGCAACGCATCGTCCTGGCGCTGGACGCGGACACTGCTGGGGCCGCCGCGACGCGCCGCGGCGTGGACGTGCTGCGCGACGCCGGCCGCGACGCAGCGGACGCCGAGGTGGACTTCCGCGGATTGATTCGACACGAGGCGCGGCTTTCGATCGACGTCGCCGTGGTCGAGCTGCCGTCGGGCGAGGACCCGGACTCGGTGATTCGCGCCGACACGACGCGCTGGCGCGCATTGCTCGAAGCCGCGGTGCCCCTGGCCGACTACTACTTCCGCTGGGCGCTCGAGGAGCATGACGTCTCGTCGATCGTCGGGCGGCGCCGGGCGGTGGCGGACCTGACGCCGGTAATTACGGAGATCAACGAGCCAGCGGTGCGCGCGCACTACTACGAGCGCCTCTCGCACGTATCCGGCGTACCGGTCGAGGAGCTGCGCCGCGCAGCCCCGCGGCGTCAGCGCCGCATGGGCGCGGCGCCCGCAGCCGCCAGCCAGCCGGTCGACCGGGTCGAGGAAGGGCTGCTGGAACTGGTGCTCCAGGCGCCGCCCGAGGCAGCGGGCGCGGTCGCGGGACTGAACGCGTCGAACGTATCGGATCCGTCGCTGCGCTACGTGATCGAGGCCCTGGCGAGAAACGCCGGAGAGCCCTCGAGCGGCTCCTGGGAATCGGTTCTCGAAGGGCTGGATGATCAGTCGCGGGAGCAGGTGGAGGCCGTGCACGCCCGAGTGGCCGGTCTGCCGGCGCTCGAGGGGGACGCCTTCGATAGCGCGCTGCAAGTCACGATGCTGCGGCTGCGCGAGCGGCGCATCCTCGAAGAGTTGCGCGAGGTCGGCGCAATGGACGACGGGGCCGCCGCGGCTGCGCGCTCGCGCGAGCTTGGTGCACAGAAGCGCAGCGTCGAGATGGCGATGCGCGAGCTGTCCGTGCTCACCCACGGACCGACGGCCTAA
- the trxA gene encoding thioredoxin, with product MAAPVAVTDAEFQSTVLDAETPVLVDFWAEWCGPCKMVAPVVEELAQDYDGQVAFAKMDVDENPDTPMQLGIRGIPTLIIFNGGAEVGRIVGFRPKADIKSQIDQALAA from the coding sequence ATGGCGGCTCCCGTGGCGGTGACGGACGCTGAATTTCAATCGACGGTGCTCGACGCCGAGACGCCCGTGCTGGTGGACTTCTGGGCGGAGTGGTGCGGGCCTTGCAAGATGGTGGCGCCGGTGGTCGAGGAGCTGGCGCAGGACTACGACGGCCAGGTGGCGTTCGCCAAGATGGACGTGGACGAGAATCCGGACACGCCCATGCAGCTGGGCATCCGCGGCATTCCCACGCTGATCATCTTCAACGGCGGCGCGGAGGTGGGCCGCATCGTCGGCTTCCGCCCCAAGGCGGACATCAAGAGCCAGATCGATCAGGCGCTCGCCGCCTAG
- a CDS encoding molybdenum cofactor guanylyltransferase, translating to MSTVDGPSGGEAASAVVLAGGASRRMGRDKRLLPWGTGADGRPRTLLQQVIDTLAAVADDVIVVANDRPDVRGARVVPDAIPGSGSLGGILSGIEAARRDRVFVAAADMPFLSTTLVRDLLDRLEGHDAVVPIVDGRPEPLHAVYGPAVGAAARRQIARGQLKIALAFEGLDIVRVPEAELREFDPGLRSFRNVNTPDDYAGARRDAGA from the coding sequence ATGTCAACGGTAGATGGCCCGTCCGGGGGCGAGGCGGCGTCCGCCGTGGTCCTCGCCGGCGGCGCCAGCCGCCGCATGGGTCGGGACAAGCGGCTGTTGCCTTGGGGAACAGGCGCCGACGGACGGCCCCGCACGCTCTTGCAGCAGGTCATCGACACGCTGGCGGCCGTTGCCGATGACGTGATTGTGGTGGCGAACGATCGACCCGACGTCCGGGGCGCGCGTGTGGTGCCGGACGCGATCCCTGGATCAGGCAGCCTGGGCGGCATCCTGTCCGGCATCGAAGCGGCGCGGCGCGACCGGGTGTTCGTGGCGGCGGCCGACATGCCGTTTCTGAGCACGACGCTCGTGCGCGACCTGCTGGACCGCCTCGAAGGCCATGACGCGGTGGTGCCGATCGTCGACGGCAGGCCCGAGCCGCTGCACGCCGTCTACGGCCCCGCCGTCGGGGCGGCGGCCCGTCGGCAGATTGCGCGCGGGCAGCTCAAGATTGCGCTGGCCTTTGAAGGACTCGACATCGTGCGGGTGCCTGAGGCGGAGCTGCGGGAGTTTGATCCCGGCCTGCGCTCGTTCCGCAACGTCAACACGCCGGACGACTATGCGGGGGCGCGAAGGGATGCGGGGGCTTAG
- a CDS encoding type II toxin-antitoxin system HicA family toxin has protein sequence MRRRHRRTLAAIFKRPTQAGIRWADIESLLQACGADIEERAGSRVAVELNDVVAIFHRPHPRPQTDKGAVASVRRFLVAAGIDKEADEA, from the coding sequence ATGCGACGACGGCATCGCAGAACCCTTGCCGCAATCTTCAAGCGACCAACCCAGGCGGGAATCCGCTGGGCCGACATTGAATCGCTGCTGCAAGCCTGCGGCGCCGACATCGAGGAGCGGGCCGGTTCGCGCGTAGCGGTTGAGCTCAACGACGTAGTCGCCATCTTCCACCGCCCGCATCCGCGGCCACAGACCGACAAAGGAGCGGTGGCGTCGGTGCGGCGGTTTCTGGTCGCTGCCGGAATCGACAAGGAGGCAGACGAAGCATGA
- a CDS encoding type II toxin-antitoxin system HicB family antitoxin, which yields MMDYEGYRAVVTYDDEVGVFHGEVVDTHDVITFQGTSVGELRQAFRDSVDEYLKVCAERGRTPDKPFSGNVALRLPPSVHRDATAAARSADQSLNAWLTETITRAARTS from the coding sequence ATGATGGATTACGAGGGCTACCGAGCTGTGGTGACGTACGACGACGAGGTTGGTGTATTCCACGGTGAGGTCGTCGACACGCACGACGTGATTACGTTTCAAGGCACCTCGGTCGGGGAGTTGCGACAGGCGTTCCGTGATTCGGTGGACGAGTACCTGAAAGTGTGCGCGGAGCGAGGCCGGACTCCGGACAAGCCGTTCTCAGGGAACGTCGCGCTTCGACTTCCGCCGTCGGTTCACCGAGACGCGACGGCCGCCGCTCGGTCTGCAGACCAGAGCTTGAACGCCTGGCTGACGGAGACGATTACCCGTGCCGCGCGGACCTCGTGA